A region of Antedon mediterranea chromosome 8, ecAntMedi1.1, whole genome shotgun sequence DNA encodes the following proteins:
- the LOC140057485 gene encoding uncharacterized protein isoform X1 — MDASLFEVSNNCLSYLDSPESLYSSQDGTEKMKENRFFPQTNPKDNYSSLLDVVGMGESIMIDSFPHNAVGSPYQESNISFDELSNSPESFHPATPMSTTESDMSSDSLPHSPALELLDEDTVQSIVSMIGESLSPISPTNKRPFQVFEQTPVPSKKARVQSPTISPKSETKFNFTQSQTGFREDSKAASIVARLAAKLSASNENVQETKNLLLPSKLKQKKLPNLNFCPPSKEDKIELSITCQPEKQHRARYLTEGSRGCVKDESQLDYPSLKMTGCVQPVTLQVFVGTDHQKVKPHGYYQACKVYGRTTTPCTEEDVSGTTVIEIPWEPSDDKMEIFVDCVGILKLRNADVEKRIGLARCKRKSTNVRLVFRVNIPRPNGSILTLQVASRSISCTQPLGHPEITKRSCSSCSVKGGEDLFIIGKNFINKTTEVKIQERHPNGTVIWEGDCKIDKSLFHGTHIVCSIPPYKDQDVEHDIETVMLVTSGPGKCSELHSFTYTPLPENERQTLKLSSRPSVAQSLNCSIGFDKVANNLLLNNSLNDSPSLANEEPELPISCPGVVSNNQSETKSSIESPFELALFQAAQLYVDQEQTLMSQLQINQGNNGDCENEKLYEGMMGVTGELQNKKMNSTTDLMSVSSDLSCPNKVDLYDTTTTTGLKDMAEGLNYPSNIISVTSDLTCPTKQFDGKYDDLAGLFCGQLLDDVAEVLGIGTTH, encoded by the exons ATGGATGCTTCATTATTTGAAGTCTCAAATAATTGCTTGAGCTATCTAGATTCACCTGAAAGCTTGTATTCAAGTCAAG atGGAACTGAAAAGATGAAAGAAAACAGATTTTTCCCACAGACTAATCCAAAGGATAATT ATTCTTCATTACTGGATGTAGTTGGTATGGGTGAATCTATTATGATCGATTCGTTCCCGCACAATGCGGTTGGTTCTCCGTATCAGGAGAGCAACATATCATTTGATGAACTATCAAACTCTCCAGAGAGTTTTCATCCTGCAACGCCAATGAGCACTACAGAATCGGACATGTCGTCGGACTCACTTCCTCACAGTCCTGCACTAGAACTTCTCGACGAAGACACTGTGCAGTCTATTGTGTCGATGATTGGGGAGTCTCTCAGCCCAATCTCGCCAACAAACAAACGACCATTTCAGGTTTTTGAGCAGACACCTGTACCATCAAAAAAGGCCAGAGTGCAGTCTCCAACCATAAGCCCTAAATCTGAAACAAAGTTCAACTTTACACAGTCTCAAACTGGGTTCAGAGAGGATTCGAAAGCAGCCTCCATTGTAGCCAGGCTAGCTGCAAAGTTATCTGCATCAAATGAAAATGTGCAAGAAACCAAAAA CTTGTTATTACCATCAAAGTTGAAGCAGAAGAAGTTACCAAACTTGAACTTTTGCCCACCAAGCAAAGAAGATAAGATAGAGTTAAGCATCACATGTCAGCCCGAGAAACAACACAGAGCAAGATACTTAACAGAGGGCAGCAGAGGTTGTGTAAAAGATGAAAGTCAGCTGGATTACCCATCATTAAAG ATGACTGGATGTGTGCAACCAGTAACCTTACAAGTGTTTGTTGGCACAGATCATCAAAAAGTAAAGCCACATGGTTACTACCAGGCATGTAAGGTGTACGGCAGGACAACAACACCATGTACAGAGGAAGATGTCAGCGGCACAACAGTAATTGAAATTCCATGGGAGCCCAGTGATGACAAAATGGAGATTTT TGTTGATTGTGTTGGCATTTTGAAGTTGAGGAATGCCGATGTGGAAAAGCGAATCGGTCTTGCAAGGTGCAAGAGGAAGAGTACAAATGTTCGATTAGTATTCCGTGTGAACATTCCCAGACCCAATGGCAGCATTTTGACACTACAAGTTGCATCCAGGTCCATCTCATGTA CCCAACCATTGGGACACCCAGAAATCACAAAAAGAAGCTGCAGTAGCTGTTCAGTAAAGGGTGGTGAAGATCTGTTCATCATTGGCAAAAACTTCATCAACAAGACGACGGAGGTAAAAATCCAGGAAAGGCATCCAAATGGAACAGTGATATGGGAAGGCGATTGCAAGATTGACAAATCATTATTCCATGGA acCCACATTGTTTGCAGCATACCACCATATAAAGACCAGGATGTTGAACATGACATAGAGACCGTAATGTTGGTAACGAGTGGGCCGGGTAAATGCAGTGAGCTGCATTCTTTTACATATACACCGCTTCCAG AAAATGAACGACAAACGCTTAAGCTTAGCTCTCGTCCGTCAGTTGCGCAGTCGTTGAACTGTTCTATTG GTTTTGACAAGGTTGCCAACAACTTATTACTGAATAATTCACTCAACGATTCACCAAGCCTTGCAAACGAGGAACCGGAGTTGCCCATCAGTTGCCCTGGAGTCGTCTCCAACAACCAGTCAGAAACAAAGAGCAGCATTGAGTCGCCATTTGAGTTGGCATTGTTCCAAGCTGCTCAGCTCTATGTGGATCAAGAACAGACCTTGATGAGCCAATTGCAGATAAATCAAG GCAATAACGGTGATTGTGAGAATGAAAAATTGTACGAAGGAATGATGGGCGTAACCGGAGAATTGCAGAACAAGAAAATGAATTCTACCACAGACTTGATGAGTGTATCCTCAGATTTGAGTTGCCCTAATAAAGTAGACCTATATGATACCACCACTACCACAGGCCTGAAGGATATGGCTGAAGGGCTGAACTACCCCAGCAACATCATCAGTGTAACATCTGACTTGACATGCCCTACTAAACAATTTGATGGAAAATATGATGATCTCGCTGGCCTATTTTGTGGCCAGTTGCTAGACGATG TGGCTGAGGTACTTGGGATTGGAACCACGCACTAA
- the LOC140057485 gene encoding uncharacterized protein isoform X2 — protein MDASLFEVSNNCLSYLDSPESLYSSQDGTEKMKENRFFPQTNPKDNYSSLLDVVGMGESIMIDSFPHNAVGSPYQESNISFDELSNSPESFHPATPMSTTESDMSSDSLPHSPALELLDEDTVQSIVSMIGESLSPISPTNKRPFQVFEQTPVPSKKARVQSPTISPKSETKFNFTQSQTGFREDSKAASIVARLAAKLSASNENVQETKNLLLPSKLKQKKLPNLNFCPPSKEDKIELSITCQPEKQHRARYLTEGSRGCVKDESQLDYPSLKMTGCVQPVTLQVFVGTDHQKVKPHGYYQACKVYGRTTTPCTEEDVSGTTVIEIPWEPSDDKMEIFVDCVGILKLRNADVEKRIGLARCKRKSTNVRLVFRVNIPRPNGSILTLQVASRSISCTQPLGHPEITKRSCSSCSVKGGEDLFIIGKNFINKTTEVKIQERHPNGTVIWEGDCKIDKSLFHGTHIVCSIPPYKDQDVEHDIETVMLVTSGPGKCSELHSFTYTPLPENERQTLKLSSRPSVAQSLNCSIGFDKVANNLLLNNSLNDSPSLANEEPELPISCPGVVSNNQSETKSSIESPFELALFQAAQLYVDQEQTLMSQLQINQVAEVLGIGTTH, from the exons ATGGATGCTTCATTATTTGAAGTCTCAAATAATTGCTTGAGCTATCTAGATTCACCTGAAAGCTTGTATTCAAGTCAAG atGGAACTGAAAAGATGAAAGAAAACAGATTTTTCCCACAGACTAATCCAAAGGATAATT ATTCTTCATTACTGGATGTAGTTGGTATGGGTGAATCTATTATGATCGATTCGTTCCCGCACAATGCGGTTGGTTCTCCGTATCAGGAGAGCAACATATCATTTGATGAACTATCAAACTCTCCAGAGAGTTTTCATCCTGCAACGCCAATGAGCACTACAGAATCGGACATGTCGTCGGACTCACTTCCTCACAGTCCTGCACTAGAACTTCTCGACGAAGACACTGTGCAGTCTATTGTGTCGATGATTGGGGAGTCTCTCAGCCCAATCTCGCCAACAAACAAACGACCATTTCAGGTTTTTGAGCAGACACCTGTACCATCAAAAAAGGCCAGAGTGCAGTCTCCAACCATAAGCCCTAAATCTGAAACAAAGTTCAACTTTACACAGTCTCAAACTGGGTTCAGAGAGGATTCGAAAGCAGCCTCCATTGTAGCCAGGCTAGCTGCAAAGTTATCTGCATCAAATGAAAATGTGCAAGAAACCAAAAA CTTGTTATTACCATCAAAGTTGAAGCAGAAGAAGTTACCAAACTTGAACTTTTGCCCACCAAGCAAAGAAGATAAGATAGAGTTAAGCATCACATGTCAGCCCGAGAAACAACACAGAGCAAGATACTTAACAGAGGGCAGCAGAGGTTGTGTAAAAGATGAAAGTCAGCTGGATTACCCATCATTAAAG ATGACTGGATGTGTGCAACCAGTAACCTTACAAGTGTTTGTTGGCACAGATCATCAAAAAGTAAAGCCACATGGTTACTACCAGGCATGTAAGGTGTACGGCAGGACAACAACACCATGTACAGAGGAAGATGTCAGCGGCACAACAGTAATTGAAATTCCATGGGAGCCCAGTGATGACAAAATGGAGATTTT TGTTGATTGTGTTGGCATTTTGAAGTTGAGGAATGCCGATGTGGAAAAGCGAATCGGTCTTGCAAGGTGCAAGAGGAAGAGTACAAATGTTCGATTAGTATTCCGTGTGAACATTCCCAGACCCAATGGCAGCATTTTGACACTACAAGTTGCATCCAGGTCCATCTCATGTA CCCAACCATTGGGACACCCAGAAATCACAAAAAGAAGCTGCAGTAGCTGTTCAGTAAAGGGTGGTGAAGATCTGTTCATCATTGGCAAAAACTTCATCAACAAGACGACGGAGGTAAAAATCCAGGAAAGGCATCCAAATGGAACAGTGATATGGGAAGGCGATTGCAAGATTGACAAATCATTATTCCATGGA acCCACATTGTTTGCAGCATACCACCATATAAAGACCAGGATGTTGAACATGACATAGAGACCGTAATGTTGGTAACGAGTGGGCCGGGTAAATGCAGTGAGCTGCATTCTTTTACATATACACCGCTTCCAG AAAATGAACGACAAACGCTTAAGCTTAGCTCTCGTCCGTCAGTTGCGCAGTCGTTGAACTGTTCTATTG GTTTTGACAAGGTTGCCAACAACTTATTACTGAATAATTCACTCAACGATTCACCAAGCCTTGCAAACGAGGAACCGGAGTTGCCCATCAGTTGCCCTGGAGTCGTCTCCAACAACCAGTCAGAAACAAAGAGCAGCATTGAGTCGCCATTTGAGTTGGCATTGTTCCAAGCTGCTCAGCTCTATGTGGATCAAGAACAGACCTTGATGAGCCAATTGCAGATAAATCAAG TGGCTGAGGTACTTGGGATTGGAACCACGCACTAA
- the LOC140057502 gene encoding N(6)-adenosine-methyltransferase catalytic subunit METTL3-like isoform X1, with protein MHKIKIIAYVLTVMSDTWSDIQAVKRRQESLRERVNRRKKERQNLALAAGGGGSSSSSPSQQQATPVDHQSNLDSHPKPTKATSDTAAIGKERVSNLPTLVSATKPSKVQDLSSGQSGTRDEPLVVRGDGNAEKPTEVKPSKINKAAENIIINQAIEQLLLETLGSDDINLPMDSTSIHTLLCKKLNEEVSKVGIDSLLQKLAAQELIRFKETRETDGTVHLLVTYVEHSKIKAMTSQEKDEQNKSGSRKRPHERDENDIEKDSGKKTCQEAVVEDDESFLKNLLSVKSFKEQKSNEVGKEIFDLLNMPTAKEQSLAEKFKSASGTVQEFCPHGTRQDCERVGNNTVRCSKLHFRRLINKHTDESLGDCSFLNTCFHMDTCKYVHYEIEYPPTLDKTASAPNKGLRGDNTMTLIQPQWVQCDLRSLDIDVLGKFAVIMADPPWDIHMELPYGTMQDDEMRKLNVPGLQDDGFIFLWVTGRAMELGRECLQLWGYKQVDEIIWVKTNQLQRLIRTGRTGHWLNHGKEHCLVGVKGDPAGYNRGLDCDVIVAEVRETSHKPDEIYGLIERLSPGTRKIELFGRMHNVQPNWTTLGNQLDGVNLVEPDIIERFNTAYPDGNCMKPREKKPAEVKR; from the exons ATgcacaaaatcaaaattatagCTTATGT ATTAACAGTCATGTCGGATACATGGAGTGACATTCAGGCTGTCAAAAGGCGTCAAGAAAGCCTCCGTGAACGTGTAAATCGACGGAAAAAAGAACGCCAGAATTTAGCTCTTGCTGCTGGAGGAGGTGGATCTTCTTCAAGCTCTCCCTCTCAACAGCAGGCTACCCCTGTTGACCACCAAAGCAACTTAGATTCTCATCCAAAGCCTACTAAAGCGACATCAGATACTGCAGCTATTGGAAAAGAGAGAGTCTCTAATTTACCAACTTTAGTTTCCGCTACAAAACCATCCAAAGTCCAAGATTTATCATCAGGAc AGTCTGGAACTCGAGATGAACCTCTGGTTGTGAGAGGAGACGGTAATGCTGAAAAACCAACAGAAGTAAAACCCAGTAAAATTAACAAAGCAGCAgaaaatatcataattaaccaAGCAATAGAACAGTTACTTCTAGAAACTTTAGGGAGTGATGACATTAATTTACCAATGGATTCTACAAGTATACATACACTGCTTTGTAAG AAGCTAAATGAAGAAGTCTCAAAAGTTGGTATTGACAGTTTATTACAGAAGTTAGCTGCTCAGGAACTTATAAG atTTAAGGAGACTCGGGAAACAGACGGCACTGTACACCTTTTGGTCACCTATGTTGAACACAGCAAG ATAAAAGCAATGACAAGTCAGGAAAAAGATGAACAGAATAAGTCGGGATCACGGAAAAGACCGCATGAAAG GGATGAAAACGATATTGAAAAGGATTCTGGGAAGAAGACTTGTCAAGAAGCAGTAGTTGAAGATGATGAAAGCTTTCTTAAAAACTTGTTATCAGTCAAGTCATTCAAAGAGCAAAAG AGTAATGAAGTCGGCAAGGAGATCTTTGATCTGCTCAACATGCCAACAGCTAAGGAGCAATCGCTAGCAGAAAAGTTTAAATCTGCAAGTG gcACAGTCCAGGAGTTCTGTCCTCATGGTACACGACAGGACTGTGAAAGAGTTGGTAACAACACTGTTCGTTGTAGCAAG CTTCATTTCCGACGGTTGATAAACAAGCATACTGATG aatcaCTTGGTGATTGCTCCTTTCTAAACACATGTTTCCATATGGACACTTGCAAG TATGTACATTATGAGATTGAATACCCACCCACATTGGACAAGACAGCTTCCGCCCCTAATAAGGGCCTTCGTGGAGATAACACAATGACTCTTATACAACCTCAG TGGGTCCAGTGCGACTTGCGATCCCTTGATATAGATGTACTTGGTAAGTTTGCTGTCATTATGGCGGATCCTCCGTGGGATATCCACATGGAACTTCCATATGGAACCATGCAAGATGATGAGATGCGGAAGCTTAATGTACCTGGTCTTCAAGATGATGGATTCATATTCCTTTGGGTCACAGGAAG aGCCATGGAACTTGGACGTGAATGCTTACAATTATGGGGATATAAACAAGTTGATGAAATCATCTGGGTAAAGACCAACCAACTTCAGAGGTTAATCCGAACAGGAAGGACAGGTCATTGGTTGAATCATGGGAAAGAACATTGTTTG GTTGGGGTCAAAGGTGACCCTGCAGGGTATAATAGAGGCCTTGATTGTGATGTCATTGTAGCCGAAGTGAGAGAGACAAGTCACAAGCCGGATGAAATATATGGATTGATTGAACGACTTTCACCAGGAACACGCAAGATTGAGCTGTTTGGAAGGATGCATAATGTACAGCCAAATTG GACTACGCTTGGAAATCAATTGGATGGAGTGAACCTTGTTGAGCCGGACATTATAGAACGCTTTAACACAGCTTACCCAGATGGCAACTGTATGAAGCCAAGGGAGAAAAAACCAGCAGAAGTGAAGCGGTAA
- the LOC140057502 gene encoding N(6)-adenosine-methyltransferase catalytic subunit METTL3-like isoform X2, producing the protein MFIVGDLTRLTVMSDTWSDIQAVKRRQESLRERVNRRKKERQNLALAAGGGGSSSSSPSQQQATPVDHQSNLDSHPKPTKATSDTAAIGKERVSNLPTLVSATKPSKVQDLSSGQSGTRDEPLVVRGDGNAEKPTEVKPSKINKAAENIIINQAIEQLLLETLGSDDINLPMDSTSIHTLLCKKLNEEVSKVGIDSLLQKLAAQELIRFKETRETDGTVHLLVTYVEHSKIKAMTSQEKDEQNKSGSRKRPHERDENDIEKDSGKKTCQEAVVEDDESFLKNLLSVKSFKEQKSNEVGKEIFDLLNMPTAKEQSLAEKFKSASGTVQEFCPHGTRQDCERVGNNTVRCSKLHFRRLINKHTDESLGDCSFLNTCFHMDTCKYVHYEIEYPPTLDKTASAPNKGLRGDNTMTLIQPQWVQCDLRSLDIDVLGKFAVIMADPPWDIHMELPYGTMQDDEMRKLNVPGLQDDGFIFLWVTGRAMELGRECLQLWGYKQVDEIIWVKTNQLQRLIRTGRTGHWLNHGKEHCLVGVKGDPAGYNRGLDCDVIVAEVRETSHKPDEIYGLIERLSPGTRKIELFGRMHNVQPNWTTLGNQLDGVNLVEPDIIERFNTAYPDGNCMKPREKKPAEVKR; encoded by the exons ATGT TTATTGTTGGTGATCTAACAAGATTAACAGTCATGTCGGATACATGGAGTGACATTCAGGCTGTCAAAAGGCGTCAAGAAAGCCTCCGTGAACGTGTAAATCGACGGAAAAAAGAACGCCAGAATTTAGCTCTTGCTGCTGGAGGAGGTGGATCTTCTTCAAGCTCTCCCTCTCAACAGCAGGCTACCCCTGTTGACCACCAAAGCAACTTAGATTCTCATCCAAAGCCTACTAAAGCGACATCAGATACTGCAGCTATTGGAAAAGAGAGAGTCTCTAATTTACCAACTTTAGTTTCCGCTACAAAACCATCCAAAGTCCAAGATTTATCATCAGGAc AGTCTGGAACTCGAGATGAACCTCTGGTTGTGAGAGGAGACGGTAATGCTGAAAAACCAACAGAAGTAAAACCCAGTAAAATTAACAAAGCAGCAgaaaatatcataattaaccaAGCAATAGAACAGTTACTTCTAGAAACTTTAGGGAGTGATGACATTAATTTACCAATGGATTCTACAAGTATACATACACTGCTTTGTAAG AAGCTAAATGAAGAAGTCTCAAAAGTTGGTATTGACAGTTTATTACAGAAGTTAGCTGCTCAGGAACTTATAAG atTTAAGGAGACTCGGGAAACAGACGGCACTGTACACCTTTTGGTCACCTATGTTGAACACAGCAAG ATAAAAGCAATGACAAGTCAGGAAAAAGATGAACAGAATAAGTCGGGATCACGGAAAAGACCGCATGAAAG GGATGAAAACGATATTGAAAAGGATTCTGGGAAGAAGACTTGTCAAGAAGCAGTAGTTGAAGATGATGAAAGCTTTCTTAAAAACTTGTTATCAGTCAAGTCATTCAAAGAGCAAAAG AGTAATGAAGTCGGCAAGGAGATCTTTGATCTGCTCAACATGCCAACAGCTAAGGAGCAATCGCTAGCAGAAAAGTTTAAATCTGCAAGTG gcACAGTCCAGGAGTTCTGTCCTCATGGTACACGACAGGACTGTGAAAGAGTTGGTAACAACACTGTTCGTTGTAGCAAG CTTCATTTCCGACGGTTGATAAACAAGCATACTGATG aatcaCTTGGTGATTGCTCCTTTCTAAACACATGTTTCCATATGGACACTTGCAAG TATGTACATTATGAGATTGAATACCCACCCACATTGGACAAGACAGCTTCCGCCCCTAATAAGGGCCTTCGTGGAGATAACACAATGACTCTTATACAACCTCAG TGGGTCCAGTGCGACTTGCGATCCCTTGATATAGATGTACTTGGTAAGTTTGCTGTCATTATGGCGGATCCTCCGTGGGATATCCACATGGAACTTCCATATGGAACCATGCAAGATGATGAGATGCGGAAGCTTAATGTACCTGGTCTTCAAGATGATGGATTCATATTCCTTTGGGTCACAGGAAG aGCCATGGAACTTGGACGTGAATGCTTACAATTATGGGGATATAAACAAGTTGATGAAATCATCTGGGTAAAGACCAACCAACTTCAGAGGTTAATCCGAACAGGAAGGACAGGTCATTGGTTGAATCATGGGAAAGAACATTGTTTG GTTGGGGTCAAAGGTGACCCTGCAGGGTATAATAGAGGCCTTGATTGTGATGTCATTGTAGCCGAAGTGAGAGAGACAAGTCACAAGCCGGATGAAATATATGGATTGATTGAACGACTTTCACCAGGAACACGCAAGATTGAGCTGTTTGGAAGGATGCATAATGTACAGCCAAATTG GACTACGCTTGGAAATCAATTGGATGGAGTGAACCTTGTTGAGCCGGACATTATAGAACGCTTTAACACAGCTTACCCAGATGGCAACTGTATGAAGCCAAGGGAGAAAAAACCAGCAGAAGTGAAGCGGTAA
- the LOC140057502 gene encoding N(6)-adenosine-methyltransferase catalytic subunit METTL3-like isoform X3, translating to MSDTWSDIQAVKRRQESLRERVNRRKKERQNLALAAGGGGSSSSSPSQQQATPVDHQSNLDSHPKPTKATSDTAAIGKERVSNLPTLVSATKPSKVQDLSSGQSGTRDEPLVVRGDGNAEKPTEVKPSKINKAAENIIINQAIEQLLLETLGSDDINLPMDSTSIHTLLCKKLNEEVSKVGIDSLLQKLAAQELIRFKETRETDGTVHLLVTYVEHSKIKAMTSQEKDEQNKSGSRKRPHERDENDIEKDSGKKTCQEAVVEDDESFLKNLLSVKSFKEQKSNEVGKEIFDLLNMPTAKEQSLAEKFKSASGTVQEFCPHGTRQDCERVGNNTVRCSKLHFRRLINKHTDESLGDCSFLNTCFHMDTCKYVHYEIEYPPTLDKTASAPNKGLRGDNTMTLIQPQWVQCDLRSLDIDVLGKFAVIMADPPWDIHMELPYGTMQDDEMRKLNVPGLQDDGFIFLWVTGRAMELGRECLQLWGYKQVDEIIWVKTNQLQRLIRTGRTGHWLNHGKEHCLVGVKGDPAGYNRGLDCDVIVAEVRETSHKPDEIYGLIERLSPGTRKIELFGRMHNVQPNWTTLGNQLDGVNLVEPDIIERFNTAYPDGNCMKPREKKPAEVKR from the exons ATGTCGGATACATGGAGTGACATTCAGGCTGTCAAAAGGCGTCAAGAAAGCCTCCGTGAACGTGTAAATCGACGGAAAAAAGAACGCCAGAATTTAGCTCTTGCTGCTGGAGGAGGTGGATCTTCTTCAAGCTCTCCCTCTCAACAGCAGGCTACCCCTGTTGACCACCAAAGCAACTTAGATTCTCATCCAAAGCCTACTAAAGCGACATCAGATACTGCAGCTATTGGAAAAGAGAGAGTCTCTAATTTACCAACTTTAGTTTCCGCTACAAAACCATCCAAAGTCCAAGATTTATCATCAGGAc AGTCTGGAACTCGAGATGAACCTCTGGTTGTGAGAGGAGACGGTAATGCTGAAAAACCAACAGAAGTAAAACCCAGTAAAATTAACAAAGCAGCAgaaaatatcataattaaccaAGCAATAGAACAGTTACTTCTAGAAACTTTAGGGAGTGATGACATTAATTTACCAATGGATTCTACAAGTATACATACACTGCTTTGTAAG AAGCTAAATGAAGAAGTCTCAAAAGTTGGTATTGACAGTTTATTACAGAAGTTAGCTGCTCAGGAACTTATAAG atTTAAGGAGACTCGGGAAACAGACGGCACTGTACACCTTTTGGTCACCTATGTTGAACACAGCAAG ATAAAAGCAATGACAAGTCAGGAAAAAGATGAACAGAATAAGTCGGGATCACGGAAAAGACCGCATGAAAG GGATGAAAACGATATTGAAAAGGATTCTGGGAAGAAGACTTGTCAAGAAGCAGTAGTTGAAGATGATGAAAGCTTTCTTAAAAACTTGTTATCAGTCAAGTCATTCAAAGAGCAAAAG AGTAATGAAGTCGGCAAGGAGATCTTTGATCTGCTCAACATGCCAACAGCTAAGGAGCAATCGCTAGCAGAAAAGTTTAAATCTGCAAGTG gcACAGTCCAGGAGTTCTGTCCTCATGGTACACGACAGGACTGTGAAAGAGTTGGTAACAACACTGTTCGTTGTAGCAAG CTTCATTTCCGACGGTTGATAAACAAGCATACTGATG aatcaCTTGGTGATTGCTCCTTTCTAAACACATGTTTCCATATGGACACTTGCAAG TATGTACATTATGAGATTGAATACCCACCCACATTGGACAAGACAGCTTCCGCCCCTAATAAGGGCCTTCGTGGAGATAACACAATGACTCTTATACAACCTCAG TGGGTCCAGTGCGACTTGCGATCCCTTGATATAGATGTACTTGGTAAGTTTGCTGTCATTATGGCGGATCCTCCGTGGGATATCCACATGGAACTTCCATATGGAACCATGCAAGATGATGAGATGCGGAAGCTTAATGTACCTGGTCTTCAAGATGATGGATTCATATTCCTTTGGGTCACAGGAAG aGCCATGGAACTTGGACGTGAATGCTTACAATTATGGGGATATAAACAAGTTGATGAAATCATCTGGGTAAAGACCAACCAACTTCAGAGGTTAATCCGAACAGGAAGGACAGGTCATTGGTTGAATCATGGGAAAGAACATTGTTTG GTTGGGGTCAAAGGTGACCCTGCAGGGTATAATAGAGGCCTTGATTGTGATGTCATTGTAGCCGAAGTGAGAGAGACAAGTCACAAGCCGGATGAAATATATGGATTGATTGAACGACTTTCACCAGGAACACGCAAGATTGAGCTGTTTGGAAGGATGCATAATGTACAGCCAAATTG GACTACGCTTGGAAATCAATTGGATGGAGTGAACCTTGTTGAGCCGGACATTATAGAACGCTTTAACACAGCTTACCCAGATGGCAACTGTATGAAGCCAAGGGAGAAAAAACCAGCAGAAGTGAAGCGGTAA